The Anopheles coluzzii chromosome 2, AcolN3, whole genome shotgun sequence genome window below encodes:
- the LOC120948967 gene encoding rhythmically expressed gene 5 protein: protein MAHGRKLSFSAAVMVVSSLVTVCSGSAIPMWEFLSRGEKMSHLYTMFAKQVSSYCKNSQDMPTNMCKRNLLMYGINKLQDMNESHLDSMDPYQRGATDIIWDAMMDGHTKNGKKKTQTTVAPAYIMSEQFEHNPLFDDPAPTDGAVRKSGNGPVNKYGMDYDYASGPTGQEMQYSEPQNHLPQEAPTNVDYSYEPAASAHFNNLAPYEQTSNYLTGPMVVRLRPDGTPVEEDKVQPAPVVPKDDDIKEMTLGKEKMPSFQQIYDSLKQNEEHHLPSTAAPTTAAPTTTTAAPRPAVVLPVVAPTQQVYAYVQRLPNYLRSYRTAYRVYNAH from the exons ATGGCACACGGAAGGAAGCTTAGCTTCAGTGCGGCGGTAATGGTGGTGTCGAGCCTGGTGACCGTGTGTTCCGGTTCGGCCATCCCGATGTGGGAGTTTCTCAGCCGTGGCGAAAAG ATGTCGCATCTGTACACGATGTTCGCCAAGCAGGTGTCGAGCTACTGCAAAAACTCCCAAGACATGCCGACCAACATGTGCAAGCGCAATCTGCTGATGTACGGCATCAACAAGCTGCAGGACATGAACGAGTCGCACCTGGACTCGATGGACCCGTACCAGCGTGGAGCGACCGATATAA TTTGGGACGCGATGATGGACGGACACACGAAGAACGGCAAAAAGAAGACGCAAACGACGGTCGCGCCGGCCTACATCATGAGCGAGCAGTTCGAGCACAACCCGCTGTTCGACGATCCGGCCCCGACCGATGGGGCGGTGCGCAAGAGCGGCAACGGCCCGGTCAACAAGTACGGCATGGACTACGACTACGCCAGTGGACCTACCGGGCAGGAGATGCAGTACTCCGAGCCGCAGAACCATCTGCCGCAGGAAGCACCGACGAACGTCGATTACAGCTACGAGCCGGCCGCGTCCGCCCACTTCAACAACCTGGCCCCGTACGAGCAGACGAGCAACTACCTGACCGGCCCGATGGTGGTGCGCCTCCGCCCGGACGGTACGCCCGTGGAGGAGGACAAGGTGCAGCCGGCACCGGTCGTGCCCAAGGACGACGACATTAAGGAGATGACGCTCGGCAAGGAGAAGATGCCCAGCTTCCAGCAGATCTACGACAGCCTGAAGCAGAACGAGGAGCATCATCTGCCGTCGACGGCTGCACCGACCACCGCCGCacccacgacgacgacggctgcACCCCGGCCGGCCGTAGTGCTGCCGGTTGTGGCACCCACACAGCAAGTGTATGCCTACGTTCAGCGTCTGCCCAACTACCTCCGGTCGTACCGCACCGCCTACCGGGTGTACAACGCGCACTAA
- the LOC120948966 gene encoding putative sodium-coupled neutral amino acid transporter 11, whose protein sequence is MEPTAKKNTVSEFSYMLQRQASDDSAEVNAFDDINSLVKRDQANQGKPAETLSSLPQASFNYINSIVGSGVIGIPYALHRAGFGLGLFLLVIVAAITDYSLILMVRCGHLSGRFSYPGVMEAAYGKGGYYLLSLLQFMYPFLAMISYNVVVGDTLSKVLVRFVPAWGSSMGMVRFGVVLVVTIFVVIPLCLYKNVSRLAKASFLSLACVVLILMAVVYRLLSGDYSVVPNTPESWRFAHSDLIPAVGIMAFAFMCHHNTFLVYQSMQNATMERWEKVTHFSVGFAWLVAALFGIAGYCTFRALSQGDLLENYCWDDDLMNFARVLFSVSILLTFPIECFVSREIVRTQIKRFYSHEVVEYDTDKDPSHVTGEEDDRKSMITTLVIVFSAFIISPYTECLGPVLELNGLLAAIPLAYVLPGLAYIQLSPHSLFSQEKLPAAGLVLFGTIVTISGAAILMPNLIGDCRTGIIMGYCKDDERALNGTFFVASTLDPNCATDKM, encoded by the exons ATGGAACCAACGGCCAAGAAGAACACCGTGTCCGAGTTTAGCTACATGCTGCAGCGACAA GCCAGTGACGATTCGGCTGAAGTGAACGCTTTCGATGACATCAACTCGCTGGTAAAG CGTGACCAGGCCAACCAGGGCAAGCCGGCCGAAACGCTCTCATCGCTTCCGCAGGCGTCCTTCAACTACATCAATTCGATCGTCGGCAGCGGCGTCATCGGCATCCCGTACGCGCTGCACCGGGCCGGGTTCGGGCTGGGGCTGTTTCTGCTAGTGATTGTGGCCGCCATCACGGACTATTCGCTCATTTTAATG GTACGCTGCGGTCACCTGAGCGGAAGATTCAGCTATCCCGGCGTGATGGAAGCCGCATACGGCAAGGGTGGATACTATCTGCTATCGCTGCTGCAATTTATGTACCCTTTTTTAG CCATGATATCGTACAACGTGGTCGTGGGCGACACACTGTCCAAGGTGCTGGTGCGCTTTGTGCCGGCCTGGGGCAGCTCGATGGGTATGGTACGGTTCGGCGTGGTGCTGGTCGTGACCATCTTCGTCGTCATACCGCTCTGTCTGTACAAGAACGTGTCCCGGCTGGCGAAGGCAAGCTTCCTCAGCCTGGCCTGCGTGGTGCTCATCCTGATGGCTGTCGTTTACAGGCTCCTGTCGGGAGATTACAGTGTCGT CCCCAACACTCCAGAATCTTGGCGATTTGCCCACAGTGATCTGATTCCGGCCGTTGGCATAATGGCATTCG CCTTTATGTGCCACCACAACACGTTCCTGGTGTACCAATCGATGCAAAACGCTACTATGGAGCGCTGGGAGAAGGTGACACACTTTTCCGTCGGATTTGCCTGGCTCGTGGCGGCACTGTTCGGTATCGCCGGCTACTGCACGTTTCGAGCACTTTCGCAGG GTGATCTACTGGAAAACTACTGCTGGGATGACGATCTGATGAACTTTGCCCGCGTGCTGTTCTCCGTCTCGATTCTGCTCACCTTCCCGATCGAATGCTTCGTGTCGCGGGAAATTGTCCGCACGCAGATCAAACGGTTCTACTCGCACGAGGTCGTCGAGTATGACACGGACAAGGATCCGAGCCATGTGACGGGTGAGGAGGACGACCGCAAATCAATGATCACGACGCTGGTGATTGTGTTTTCGGCGTTCATCATTTCGCCCTACACCGAGTGTCTCGGGCCGGTGCTGGAATTAAAT GGTCTGCTTGCTGCTATTCCACTCGCGTACGTCCTTCCCGGACTGGCCTACATTCAGCTCAGTCCACACTCGCTGTTCAGCCAGGAGAAACTGCCCGCGGCCGGCCTGGTGCTGTTCGGTACGATCGTTACCATTTCCGGTGCCGCCATCCTGATGCCGAACTTGATTGGAGATTGCCGGACCGGTATCATTATGGGATACTGCAAGGATGACGAGCGGGCCCTAAATGGAACGTTCTTTGTTGCTTCGACGCTGGATCCAAACTGTGCAACGGACAAGATGTAA